The Arachis hypogaea cultivar Tifrunner chromosome 14, arahy.Tifrunner.gnm2.J5K5, whole genome shotgun sequence genome has a segment encoding these proteins:
- the LOC140178563 gene encoding zinc finger BED domain-containing protein RICESLEEPER 3-like yields the protein MAFRMKMKFDKYWKDYSTVLAFGAILDPRLKLKFLRFCYKKLDPSTFELKTNEVLEKFKRLYGEYINTFGGSTISQSSNQSPKSPEERRLTKKRKMVMKEFREFDCETQTSKDKDELEIYLKEGLIHTNEDDLKYDVLNFRKINEDRFPTLSVMARDVLSIPIYGSI from the exons ATGGCTTTCAGAATGAAGATGAAGTTTGATAAATATTGGAAGGATTATAGCACTGTCTTGGCTTTTGGGGCAATTCTTGATCCTCGATTAAAGTTAAAGTTCTTGAggttttgttacaaaaaactagATCCTTCAACCTTTGAATTGAAGACGAATGAAGTATTGGAGAAATTTAAAAGGTTGTATGGAGAGTATATAAATACTTTTGGTGGTTCAACAATTTCTCAAAGTAGTAACCAATCTCCTAAGTCACCTGAAGAAAGAAGGCTTACAAAGAAGAGAAAGATGGTGATGAag GAGTTCAGAGAATTCGACTGTGAAACCCAAACTTCCAAGGATAAAGATGAATTAGAGATTTATCTAAAGGAAGGTTTGATTCACACCAATGAAGATGATTTGAAGTATGATGTGCTGAATTTTCGAAAGATTAATGAGGATAGGTTTCCCACTCTGTCAGTTATGGCCAGAGATGTTTTAAGTATTCCCATCTACGGTAGCATCTGA